AACAAAGCCATTCGGACGCACTGAGTTCagactgtttttttctttcatttttatcacAGATTTATGCCATATCTCACCCTAGCTGTGCAAGGTAACTCTGAAAATgattatattttctattttcaacaTCTTCTCAttacttaaatataaaaaaagaagatgtggtatgattgccaatgagacaactatcaacaaaagaccaaaatgacacaaacattaacaactataggtcaccgtgcggcctttaacaatgagcaaagcccataccgcatagtccgctattaaaggccccgataagaccatgttaaaccattcaaacgagaaagctaacggccttatttatgttaaaaaaaaaaattgaacgaaaaacaaaaacaaacgacaaccaacgaattacaggctcctgacttgggacaggcacatacataaataatatatatttactagaattttaaaagatctgtgaaatataaaaagattttgGTCTGCATGATTTTCTACATACAAATTATAAGAAACAATGACAGATGCTTGCTTAcgctcatttttttttataattgtaacaagtgtggacacagatgagtgcatgaggatagtatgtttggatgtttgacagtgtcttatgacaaatTGAGTTCAATGTTTTTACTATATGGTGTTATTAACTGTGTTGCACGGTGACAACCGATCTGAGCATTAGgagtgttattttattttatatgtttaagaCAGGTATGGCGGAGACAGTAATTgcattagttaccaaatgattatgatagaatatgttctacatctttgattttggatacattttgtgGCTAGGAGAGCAGCACATAAAAGATTCATTTTCTCacgtgtttttttctaaatgggaGATGATATCCAGATTTGAGAACATACCTATAAGGAGCCTGTAActctgtggttgtcgtttatttatatgttacatattagtgttttgtttatttttctaacataaataaggccattagttttctcgtttgaattgttttatattgtcattctTGGGCCTTTTCTAGCGGAacatgcggtattggctttgctcattgtttatgACCGTACgatgacctgtagttgttaatttctgtgtcgatttggtttcttgtgaagaattgtctcattggcaatcataccacatcttttttatatgtatttgcttactattggtatggttctttttatattactttGTGGTGGATCGTCAGTATCATCAGTAATAAAAATTGCTTAAATGTCGAATTGTTCCTCATAgtagaatacatttattggtttttattgtaaCAACACACATACGTTTGACACAACAgtcaaagggacataactgattCCATAAACAACCTCCTCTGTGTATTGGTTATTTTAATGTGCAGTGGCAAGGATGTTACCACTAGAATAAAGCTCAagactcgtctaaacatcaacccaacaatgttagatctgtaaatttgctttcgcaaatttttggttcttccctcgccgggattcgaacccatgctactaccaaatcgcctgcactgcagccgtcccgctagaccacacgaccatatatatatatatatatatatataaggacCGAAATATTGCCTAGCAATAGGACACTTTTCTTTACTCTTTTGATGTCATTCCCAACCAGAATGCTTTgcacttattttttattttttcatgtctTCTACGGGTTTGGtcaatgtttaaattttctttgggGTAAttttttgattggttaaaataattatgataattatgATCAGCTGAATAGGATAATATCAAAGGTCATTggtttttattttccaaattgtgACTTTTAAGAGTTATTACTACATAAATTCATCAATTATTGGGTACAATTAATTTTGCcggattttgtcattttagaccgTAAATGCGCTTTTAACTTTTGCGATATTGagataaacttttttgtaaaaacaaatcagTTGAAGTTATTGGGGTGATAATCCTGGCGCATTTTTAGCAATAATAAACGCATCACAATATTTTCAGAATTTACAGTAGACGGTATGAGTTTGGGCGCACTACGCTTGCGCACATTTGgggattaaaatgttttacgtttgcgcgcattcattttacaggtaaactgaggtaaacatataaataaaaattaaattaaattataattgactagattatttttaattttgaaaatatttcttaattcaaactatatattgttcacaaggatttgtatagtgtatacaaatccttgattgttcatattgaattataaaacCAATTATAAAGTGATCATTATAAACTCCGTAGTATAGCTTAATACATGTAACAAGTAttattacctgtattttacctgagtttacctgtAACAAAAAATGCGCGCaattgtaatcaaaagctgcgcgcaaacgtaatgatttttgcgcgcaaatgtaatggtaatgcgcGCAAACTTAATGCACCgatgagttttgctcattgttgaagaccgttcaGTGACCTTCTTTTGCTTACAATCTACTTCATCTAGTTTTTGATGTATAGTAGTCTGATTGACAATTATAAAacccttatttttatatcaaagacataactttttacCCCTGCATCACAAtcatttaacttaaaaataCGAAATGAATCAATGCATCACATGCGTTCATGATCGATTTTATCTGATCCTTTTATGTTCTATATTCAGAGAAAATTAGttcctttatttaaatatagtaAAAATATTGCAAGGCAAAAGAATGCACGTGCTTGCCATATgccaaatatttataatataaggtAACAAAAAGAATAGAACATAAACGAATTGATGAAAAGCACTCGCCAGTATAACAGTCTGTCAAGAGCCATGAAAGATTTATTTAAGCTTTTAGAATTATAACAAATTagaaatgtattgaaaattttttttaaaaaatcctgTTAGTTTTCTAGCTATGCATGCAGTATGGATGTTTCACTCGTACTTTgtcatgtatatatgttaacCGTTTGCGTCATTTGGTTTCTGGTGGGGAGTTATTTCACTGGCAtgtgcaatcataccacatcttattttcatGTTCGTGTACAAGAATGCGGGAGATGGAGATAaatgaggcccctcatggggggggggggtggggtcctagtaatcacataatcaccatttttttgccaatataatcacataatcattaaatatttgcttatctttagtaatcaaataatcataaactaaaaatacagtcctaggtaatcaaataatcatgaaatatttggcttaataatcaaataatcataaaaaaaacggccaagtaatcacataatcaaaaaccccatgagggccctcataaataaactcattatagttaccaggattgaaattttgtatttgcgccagatcgtgtttcgtctacaaaatacgcttttatctaaaaaagtttaaaaggccaaataaagtacgaagttcagtgaagagcattgaggactgacaatttctaaaagttttaccaaatacagctaaagtaatctattcttgaggtagaaaagccttattattttaaaaaaaaatcaaagttttgttaacagttaatttataatttctaaaacttttgCCAACtacagctaaagtaatctattcctgaggtagaaaagctttattatttcaaaaatttaaagtttggttaacagttaatttattattataaccatatcaatgataattcacgTCAACACATAATTGCTGACTATTTGGCTGGTGATACACCAGAAGGGGGATCCACCAGCAATGTCATTCACCCGTTCAGTGGAGCAGACACAATCATTATTAAAAAGTTGCATCTGTATGAAATGTATCTTCGCCTTTTCGGCTtttatgtcttttatttttctcagaATTACCTGTATACTGATTAAAATTCTTGAAggatgtatataattttattgataagtTTTAATAAAGCGTTTTCCTCATTCCAGTTAAATGTCCTGTTAGTTGCTGATAGCTTGGTTCCGTTGCCTTGTGTGTTCTTGTACTGATCAATCTGCAAATAGGAAAGAAGTACTTGACTCTTATCGCTAACAAAATTAAGCATGCTTTTTCAAGTGAAATAAGGATATAAATGAACATTAAATATATGGTTAAGAAAAACGTTTTCTGATTGCAGACTTTTGTTTCCTACCCAGAAGGAAAACAGTAGTTCAAATATGATTTGTGGTTTATCTTAAAGGAAACAGATGTTTAATACGGataaaaaattgagaaataacagaaaataataataatagttttaatttttatatggcACAAATGTAAACCAACAGATTTGGGTATTCACCTCCAACGACACATTTAGTAATATTTTGCTgttttaaaaaacagaaaataaattactAGCGTTTATATGTTCCAACAAATTggtaaatagttttttttttcatttcatattagCGCATAATTTACTTCAACGTCTTGTATTATTGGTTACTGTTCTAgaataattattgtttataattaaaaagaCCAGACATGCACGTATAGTCCGCACATAAattacatttgtctttttactTACAATATTTTACTGGCAAGTAGCTGGGGTATCAAAGATTGTTGCGTCTGGAATTCCCTCTTCGAACCCATAAACATCGGTAGATGCttgatgaaataataataaatctttGATAATAAGTCAGATTATAGTAAATGCAACTATATATACACAAGTTGAAAATGGTACTATACTAATATTCAATGTCAACTATGCGTGACAAGAAGATGTTTATTTAGAAAGAAACTACTAACTCCGCTTTGTATTATAccgaaattataaaaaaaaagaagaggtggtatgattgccaatgagacagttatccacaaaagaccaaaatgacacaaacattaacaactataataggtcaccatacggccttcgaAACTCTTGATTCGGATTTTAAATAGACTCACATTCTTCGATTGATATATATTGATACAACTATTACGCATTTTTTCTTCTGCAAACCAATAAATACTTGTTCTTAGTTGCTTAACAAAACGATGACGTAACTGTGGCTACAACCGCAATGACCGTTTTTGAGGTTTCTAACATCCTGTTCGACTTTAGACAACTAAAACTTCTGACATCATGACATATTTTATCGAGCCTTATTATTTCTAAGTTCCCATAATACGTCATTGTTACGAATAGACCTTTATGATggacaattaaaattaaaataaaaatgaaaagagaaTTTAGTACGGATTGACAATCATGAACTCTCAAAATCCGAATTTAAATTTCTGACTAACACAAAGTATATGAAAGCAATTGACTACACAATAGTCGGGTATCTGCTATGTCTGGTATGTTGAAAATTTACTGGATAAGGGTAGTCACCATAGAATGATATTCCTTCATGTCGCTAAAGTagattcaaattcatttttaaaccaCAATACAAACGAAAGTTTTTTGTCTGAAGAATGACAACTCATATgttcattgtgttttatggatataggaagatgtggtgtgagtgccaatgggacatctctccatccattacaatttaaataaaagtaaaccattataggtcattatacggctttcaacacggagccttggctcacaccgaacaacaagctataaagggcccccaaaattactagtgtaaaaccattcaaacaggaaaaccaacagtctaatctatataaacaaaacgagaaatgagaaacacgtataaattacataaacaaacgacaactactacacatcagattcctgacttaggacaagtgcaaacatttgcagcgggattaaatgtattttatgttCATATTAGTAATATTGGACCAACATTTTACGGTTGCCatcttaataattatataaaaaaatgaatatttgatgtGATACCCACAGGAGAGTCACCcatcaaagaaaataatgtttaaacaataaaatgaaaatatctctTGGATATATGTTGGTAATGTTtcgacattttttatttattattcattctAAGGCTAAAAAGATCATTACTGTCATTACAGAAAGccagttaatttattttttttagtttttacatCCCTTTCCATGGATTGATTTACACTTTTGGTTATGGTTCTTCAAGTAATATATGCGATGGACAGTAGATCTAAGCATACATTACCTCCATCGTTAATAGCAgcaagtttgaagttgattggaatACATTCCCCGTCAGTCACAGTCAATACACCATCTCCAAGTTCCATAGTATTTGAAATTTCGTATGTTGTTGTTGCAATTTTGTTGGCTCCCGTCCCGACAAAAGATTGAAACAACACTACAGCAGAATCTACAAAAAAGACTGGTTTTacacaaaaacatttacttttgtAGTGAATCAAACCGACCTGCCTATTAATTTAGAGGTTCAGTCATACCACACTActggtaattaaaaaaaaattgaatgcagtttttttttgcaatatgaaatataagctacatacattttgtactagtatatcattttgatatctCATTTCGAAATTCAAATGGTCCGGTCCTTGTATGTCTATAATTATAATCCTAAACGGAAGCACTATTTAACATGCTGTATATGATTGAAATGAATTTTTGGGAAAAAGACGAATGACGTGCaagatgtttaattttttgtttgaactaGCTACTTCCACTTTTATGGTTACTTGCCTGGTACACACCAAGGGAAACCTGTTGTAATTGGTATTTTCTCACAAACATTGTTAGCAACATAGTACTCAAcactctaaaataaaaatatataaataaaaatcgaTAATATTTTGTCTGAAAGATAtcgttaaaaagaaaaacagacatatatatgtacaacaTATTTTCAAACGGATATCGTTTGCTTCAGTTTCACTaagaaaaatactttttaattttagtttcttgtgtataattcggagtttagtatgacgtccattatcactgtactagtatacatatttttacgGGGTCAGccgaaggacacctacgggtgcgggaattttcactacattgaagacccattggtggccttcggctgttgtctgctctatggtcgggttgttgtcgctttgacacattccccatttcctttctcaattttatacttcTACTTATATGGAATGggcatttgaagaaaaaaatgatagcTTTACTTCATTTATATAGTTACACAGATTAAACTGC
Above is a window of Mytilus trossulus isolate FHL-02 chromosome 4, PNRI_Mtr1.1.1.hap1, whole genome shotgun sequence DNA encoding:
- the LOC134715370 gene encoding ependymin-related protein 1-like isoform X1; this encodes MMAKMNMYPLVLIFTFIAMCQPTTGSICCLPRQWHAYQLVSMESTDKVYVDVSFDANLKKIASNMKMSRKGVKSQEFSLQDYDNSVEYYVANNVCEKIPITTGFPWCVPDSAVVLFQSFVGTGANKIATTTYEISNTMELGDGVLTVTDGECIPINFKLAAINDGASTDVYGFEEGIPDATIFDTPATCQ
- the LOC134715370 gene encoding uncharacterized protein LOC134715370 isoform X2 — protein: MKKIASNMKMSRKGVKSQEFSLQDYDNSVEYYVANNVCEKIPITTGFPWCVPDSAVVLFQSFVGTGANKIATTTYEISNTMELGDGVLTVTDGECIPINFKLAAINDGASTDVYGFEEGIPDATIFDTPATCQ